The following proteins come from a genomic window of Iamia sp. SCSIO 61187:
- a CDS encoding acyl-CoA carboxylase subunit beta encodes MEQSDLAGDDEPSAADRVAAAAERALAGNLAKGGAKLEQQGKLFVRDRLDLLLDPGSFVEDALLANTSAADLPADGVVTGTGRIDGRPVCVVANDPTVKAGSWGARTVEKMIRTTELALRQDLPIFWLIDSAGARITDQVQLFPGRRGAGRIFYNQIKLSGRVPQICCLFGPSAAGGAYIPSFCDIVIMVEGNASMYLGSPRMAEMVIGETATLEETGGARMHATVSGCGDNLAHDDEDAIEQAKAWFTYFPSSWKDEPPHFAPAPPSAPLVTGVVPDDERAGYDVHAVIDGIVDAESFFELKPLFAPELVVGLGLLDGRPVGIVANNPAVKGGVLFVDSADKAARFVWCCDAFNIPLVFLTDVPGFMIGTQVEAQGIIRHGAKMVTAISEATVAKVCVVLRKAYGAGLYAMSGPAFDPEATLALPTAKIAVMGPEAAVNAVFANKIAAIEDPVEREAFVAEQRAIYETDVDIVRLASEMVVDAVVEPEALRDELVRRLERAERKDRHFSDRRHGVPPV; translated from the coding sequence GTGGAGCAGAGCGACCTCGCCGGCGATGACGAGCCCAGCGCGGCAGACCGCGTCGCCGCGGCCGCCGAGCGGGCCCTGGCCGGCAACCTGGCCAAGGGCGGCGCCAAGCTCGAGCAGCAGGGGAAGCTGTTCGTGCGCGACCGGCTCGACCTCCTGCTCGACCCGGGGTCGTTCGTCGAGGACGCCCTGCTGGCCAACACCTCGGCCGCCGACCTGCCGGCCGACGGCGTCGTCACCGGCACCGGCCGCATCGACGGTCGGCCGGTGTGCGTGGTCGCCAACGACCCGACGGTGAAGGCGGGCTCCTGGGGCGCCCGGACCGTCGAGAAGATGATCCGCACCACCGAGCTGGCCCTGCGCCAGGACCTCCCGATCTTCTGGCTGATCGACTCGGCCGGCGCCCGCATCACCGACCAGGTGCAGCTGTTCCCGGGTCGGCGGGGCGCGGGGCGCATCTTCTACAACCAGATCAAGCTGTCGGGGCGGGTCCCGCAGATCTGCTGCCTGTTCGGCCCCAGCGCCGCCGGCGGCGCCTACATCCCCAGCTTCTGCGACATCGTGATCATGGTCGAGGGCAACGCCTCGATGTACCTGGGCTCGCCCCGGATGGCCGAGATGGTCATCGGGGAGACGGCGACGCTCGAGGAGACCGGCGGGGCCCGGATGCACGCCACCGTGTCGGGGTGCGGCGACAACCTGGCCCACGACGACGAGGACGCCATCGAGCAGGCCAAGGCCTGGTTCACCTACTTCCCCTCGTCGTGGAAGGACGAGCCGCCCCACTTCGCCCCGGCGCCCCCGTCGGCGCCGTTGGTGACCGGGGTGGTGCCCGACGACGAGCGGGCCGGCTACGACGTCCACGCCGTGATCGACGGGATCGTCGACGCCGAGAGCTTCTTCGAGCTCAAGCCGCTGTTCGCCCCCGAGCTCGTCGTCGGGCTGGGCCTGCTCGACGGGCGCCCGGTCGGCATCGTGGCCAACAACCCGGCGGTCAAGGGCGGCGTGCTGTTCGTCGACTCGGCCGACAAGGCGGCCCGGTTCGTCTGGTGCTGCGACGCCTTCAACATCCCGCTGGTGTTCCTCACCGACGTGCCCGGCTTCATGATCGGCACCCAGGTCGAGGCCCAGGGCATCATCCGCCACGGCGCCAAGATGGTCACCGCCATCTCCGAGGCCACCGTCGCCAAGGTGTGCGTGGTCCTGCGCAAGGCCTACGGCGCCGGTCTCTACGCCATGTCGGGGCCGGCCTTCGACCCCGAGGCCACCCTCGCCCTGCCCACGGCCAAGATCGCGGTGATGGGGCCGGAGGCGGCCGTCAACGCCGTCTTCGCCAACAAGATCGCCGCCATCGAGGACCCCGTGGAACGGGAGGCGTTCGTGGCCGAGCAGCGCGCCATCTACGAGACCGACGTGGACATCGTCCGGCTCGCCTCCGAGATGGTCGTGGACGCCGTCGTCGAGCCCGAGGCCCTGCGCGACGAGCTCGTCCGCCGGCTGGAGCGGGCCGAGCGCAAGGACCGGCACTTCTCCGACCGCCGCCACGGCGTCCCCCCGGTCTGA
- a CDS encoding Ykof family thiamine-binding protein → MATTIKLSVETRDRIKAMGGETYEDTIIEALDALDKQRFWAEADAYAAWLRSLPAEEQARIQEAERQESAALDRAFDGLG, encoded by the coding sequence ATGGCGACGACCATCAAGCTCAGCGTCGAGACGCGGGATCGGATCAAGGCCATGGGCGGCGAGACCTACGAGGACACGATCATTGAGGCCCTCGACGCCCTCGACAAGCAGCGGTTCTGGGCCGAGGCCGACGCCTACGCCGCGTGGCTCCGCAGCCTCCCTGCCGAGGAGCAGGCGCGCATCCAGGAGGCCGAGCGGCAAGAGTCGGCGGCTCTCGACCGGGCGTTCGACGGCCTCGGCTGA
- a CDS encoding type II toxin-antitoxin system PemK/MazF family toxin: MDTGDVYCADLGEETRRHVLVLSGAQFHRRSSRVLVAPEFRGADVEELLPWRIRVGELVFAVDHIRTVEADLLLDERGAAPFQAVARARRALLAIT, encoded by the coding sequence ATGGACACCGGCGACGTCTACTGCGCTGATCTGGGCGAGGAGACCCGTCGTCACGTGCTCGTGCTCTCGGGAGCCCAGTTCCACCGCCGGTCGTCCCGGGTGCTCGTCGCCCCGGAGTTCCGAGGAGCGGACGTCGAGGAGCTCCTGCCGTGGCGCATCCGGGTGGGCGAACTCGTCTTCGCCGTCGACCACATCCGCACCGTCGAGGCCGATCTCCTGCTGGACGAGCGTGGCGCAGCCCCGTTCCAGGCCGTCGCGCGGGCGCGGCGGGCGTTGCTCGCCATCACCTGA
- a CDS encoding PP2C family protein-serine/threonine phosphatase has protein sequence MATVILAITAVACGIAALVWARSARRLGRVHRRVALERGSAADASVLARSAYRKDVHTTTLYAVLSFSCAALALSRSAGVELMFGLILVPVVVSVLSARDFVRESRLADDRYDIERRAEEVLDQDQLAPQRWAARLAPDVLPTLPGFEIGRVYKAGTGLMAGDFFDVYDLGRGRVAAVIGDVTGHGIEPSITALQAKYLLRVFLRQYRDPGQALEELNDRMSALERLEEFISLCVVVFDTEAGTLRWASAGHPTAWLWHDREVRPLRHTGPLLMLDPHGTFLSRELPLDRGDLLLLYTDGLAEARAGDDQYGEERIGNLLRRDPGIAPDVLCKTLLEAAKDFATRPLDDDVAILALRRL, from the coding sequence ATGGCCACCGTCATCCTCGCCATCACCGCCGTCGCGTGCGGGATCGCCGCGCTCGTGTGGGCCCGCTCGGCCCGCCGCCTCGGCCGGGTCCACCGGCGGGTCGCCCTGGAGCGGGGGAGCGCGGCCGACGCCTCGGTGCTGGCCCGCTCCGCCTACCGCAAGGACGTCCACACCACCACGCTCTACGCGGTCCTGTCGTTCTCCTGCGCCGCCCTCGCCCTGTCCCGGTCGGCCGGGGTGGAGCTGATGTTCGGGCTCATCCTCGTGCCCGTCGTCGTGTCAGTCCTGTCGGCCCGGGACTTCGTGCGCGAGTCCCGCCTGGCCGACGACCGCTACGACATCGAGCGCCGGGCCGAGGAGGTCCTCGACCAGGACCAGCTGGCGCCCCAGCGCTGGGCGGCACGCCTCGCCCCCGACGTGCTGCCGACCCTGCCGGGCTTCGAGATCGGGCGGGTGTACAAGGCCGGCACCGGGCTCATGGCCGGTGACTTCTTCGACGTGTACGACCTCGGTCGGGGGCGGGTGGCCGCCGTCATCGGCGACGTCACCGGGCACGGGATCGAACCGTCGATCACCGCCCTGCAGGCCAAGTACCTGCTCCGGGTGTTCCTGCGCCAGTACCGCGACCCGGGCCAGGCGCTCGAGGAGCTCAACGACCGCATGTCGGCCCTGGAGCGGCTGGAGGAGTTCATCTCCCTGTGCGTCGTCGTGTTCGACACCGAGGCCGGCACCCTCCGGTGGGCCTCGGCCGGCCACCCCACGGCGTGGCTGTGGCACGACCGCGAGGTCCGCCCCCTCCGCCACACCGGGCCCCTGCTGATGCTCGACCCCCACGGCACGTTCCTCAGCCGCGAGCTCCCCCTCGACCGGGGCGACCTGCTGCTGCTCTACACCGACGGCCTGGCCGAGGCCCGCGCCGGCGACGACCAGTACGGCGAGGAGCGGATCGGCAACCTGCTCCGGCGCGACCCCGGCATCGCCCCCGACGTCCTCTGCAAGACCCTCCTGGAGGCGGCCAAGGACTTCGCCACCCGACCCCTCGACGACGACGTCGCCATCCTCGCCCTCCGTCGCCTGTAG
- a CDS encoding FAD-binding oxidoreductase has translation MRPLAPSAARALAAVVGPEHLLTDPAVTAGHAVDWTGRFRGATPAVVRPGSIGEVAAIVAVAREEGLALVPQGGNTGLVGGSVPLAGEVVVSTARLAGVTAVDPDAGLLTAGAGTTIAAVHAAARAAGWAYGVDWAARDSATVGGSIATNGGGLHVVRHGPTRAQVLGVQAVWGSGAPLDDLGRLEKDATGYDLSGLLCGSEGTLGLVTAARLRLVPHLPERALAALAFASMADAVVAVGALRRGLPGLEAAEAYRAAEADLVAGHLGVAPALAPPPPVTVLVEAAGHDDPVDELAAAVAGLDGVVDAVVATDGPRRAALWRHRESLTEAIATLGPHHKLDVSLPAPALAAFAEEVPARVAEVAPAARTWLFGHLGDGNLHVNVSGVDPDDHAVDDAVLALVLDRGGSISAEHGVGTAKRAWLARQRGSDAVAAMAAVKAALDPDGVMNPHVLL, from the coding sequence GTGAGGCCGCTGGCGCCATCGGCGGCGCGGGCCCTGGCCGCCGTCGTCGGACCCGAGCACCTCCTCACCGATCCCGCCGTCACGGCCGGTCACGCCGTCGACTGGACCGGCCGGTTCCGGGGCGCCACGCCCGCCGTCGTCCGACCCGGGTCGATCGGGGAGGTGGCGGCGATCGTCGCCGTGGCCCGGGAGGAGGGCCTGGCCCTCGTGCCCCAGGGCGGCAACACCGGCCTGGTGGGCGGGTCCGTGCCCCTGGCGGGGGAGGTGGTGGTGTCGACCGCCCGCCTGGCCGGCGTCACGGCCGTGGACCCCGACGCCGGCCTGCTGACGGCGGGGGCGGGCACCACCATCGCCGCCGTCCACGCCGCGGCCCGGGCCGCGGGGTGGGCCTACGGGGTCGACTGGGCGGCGCGGGACTCGGCCACCGTCGGCGGGTCGATCGCCACCAACGGCGGGGGGTTGCACGTCGTCCGCCACGGCCCGACCCGCGCCCAGGTCCTCGGCGTCCAGGCGGTGTGGGGCAGCGGCGCACCGCTCGACGACCTCGGGCGCCTGGAGAAGGACGCCACCGGGTACGACCTGTCCGGCCTGCTCTGCGGGAGCGAGGGCACCCTCGGCCTGGTCACCGCCGCGAGGCTCCGGCTGGTGCCCCACCTTCCCGAGCGGGCCCTGGCGGCCCTCGCCTTCGCCTCGATGGCCGACGCCGTCGTCGCCGTGGGGGCGCTGCGCCGGGGCCTCCCGGGCCTGGAGGCGGCCGAAGCCTACCGGGCCGCCGAGGCCGACCTCGTGGCCGGCCACCTGGGGGTGGCGCCGGCCCTGGCCCCGCCGCCGCCGGTGACGGTCCTGGTCGAGGCGGCGGGCCACGACGACCCCGTCGACGAGCTGGCCGCGGCGGTGGCGGGCCTCGACGGCGTCGTCGACGCCGTGGTCGCCACCGACGGCCCCCGGCGGGCCGCCCTGTGGCGCCACCGGGAGTCGCTGACCGAGGCCATCGCCACCCTCGGCCCCCACCACAAGCTCGACGTCTCCCTCCCCGCTCCCGCGCTGGCCGCCTTCGCCGAGGAGGTGCCGGCCCGGGTCGCGGAGGTCGCCCCGGCGGCGCGCACCTGGCTGTTCGGGCACCTGGGCGACGGCAACCTCCACGTCAACGTGTCCGGGGTCGACCCCGACGACCACGCCGTCGACGACGCCGTGCTCGCCCTGGTGCTCGACCGGGGCGGGAGCATCAGCGCCGAGCACGGGGTGGGGACGGCCAAGCGGGCCTGGCTGGCCCGCCAGCGGGGGAGCGACGCGGTGGCCGCCATGGCCGCGGTCAAGGCGGCGCTCGACCCTGACGGGGTCATGAACCCCCACGTCCTGCTCTGA
- a CDS encoding crotonase/enoyl-CoA hydratase family protein, giving the protein MSASPSSSPSSTAARGPDPDRVTVTVTDGVAEVVLSRPDKMNALDGRMFSSLVAAGDQVAADRSVRAVVLRGEGRSFCAGLDLGAFSAMAASGEGGGSDGGGGASDVVGSSIVDRMPGRPSNLPQEAANVWQSLPQPVVAALHGHVLGGGLQVALGADIRFSTPDATLSVMEVRWGLLPDMTGPQALVRLCGLDVAKELVFTARRISGDEAHALGLVTHVVDDPVAAARALAAEIAGRNPEAVQGAKVLLNLAGTRPLEDSLVDESRRMEALMGSPNQVEAVMAEMEGRPPRFTDPR; this is encoded by the coding sequence GTGAGCGCCAGCCCGTCCTCGTCGCCCTCGTCCACCGCCGCCCGGGGCCCCGACCCGGACCGGGTCACCGTGACCGTCACCGACGGGGTGGCCGAGGTCGTCCTGTCCCGGCCCGACAAGATGAACGCCCTCGACGGGCGCATGTTCTCCTCGCTGGTCGCCGCCGGGGACCAGGTGGCCGCCGACCGGTCGGTGCGGGCCGTGGTGCTGCGGGGTGAGGGCCGGTCGTTCTGCGCCGGGCTCGACCTCGGGGCCTTCTCGGCCATGGCTGCGTCCGGCGAGGGCGGCGGCAGCGACGGTGGCGGGGGCGCGTCCGACGTCGTCGGCTCGTCGATCGTCGACCGGATGCCGGGCCGGCCGTCGAACCTCCCGCAGGAGGCGGCCAACGTCTGGCAGTCGCTCCCGCAGCCCGTGGTCGCCGCCCTGCACGGCCACGTCCTGGGCGGCGGGCTGCAGGTCGCCCTCGGCGCCGACATCCGCTTCAGCACCCCCGACGCCACCTTGTCGGTCATGGAGGTGCGGTGGGGGCTGCTGCCCGACATGACCGGGCCCCAGGCCCTCGTCCGGCTGTGCGGGCTCGACGTGGCCAAGGAGCTGGTCTTCACCGCCCGACGCATCAGCGGCGACGAGGCCCACGCCCTCGGGCTCGTGACCCACGTCGTCGACGACCCGGTCGCCGCCGCCCGCGCCCTCGCGGCCGAGATCGCCGGGCGCAACCCCGAGGCCGTGCAGGGGGCCAAGGTCCTCCTCAACCTGGCCGGCACCCGCCCGCTGGAGGACTCGCTCGTCGACGAGTCGCGCCGGATGGAAGCCCTGATGGGCAGCCCCAACCAGGTCGAGGCGGTCATGGCCGAGATGGAGGGCCGGCCGCCGAGGTTCACCGACCCACGGTGA
- a CDS encoding lytic murein transglycosylase, which produces MSRRSPLRPLRPGPRAAARALVAVVAVSALVTAVQPAGAARLSAQADPTTPVDPTTPTVPEELPPLGELPAISPALAEVELTSDTYDSVAARRDRVAEQREDAARRKADEEAAIAAHTARDAELTEQIAAVREEAEHWEGEAARLDEEVRAVAVGSFVRGAGANLDPLFELDPAAHDLEATAAVTSDSLARRQIRELERARDRARRARSEEELSLAIRGGVRDALAAARIARDEARAEEVRLDAELLEATAALEDERRLATVVGTDFPLVVLDAYWKAAELMSLLAPGCGISWWALAGIGKVESGHGTYGGAEVRADGSLTKPIIGIPLTGSGGTAAIGDSDGGLIDGDPTVDRAAGPMQFIPQTWVAHGVDGDQDGEVRIQDIDDAAASAAAYLCAAAGSMTDVAGLQRGYFSYNHSGEYVASVLGHAIRYGNAVEIEGAPLPPVPPPPPPAPVVPPAGGPPADGATTTAPAPPG; this is translated from the coding sequence ATGTCACGCCGCAGCCCGCTCCGCCCCCTCCGTCCCGGCCCTCGTGCCGCGGCCCGCGCCCTCGTGGCCGTGGTCGCGGTGTCGGCCCTGGTCACCGCGGTGCAGCCCGCCGGCGCCGCCCGGCTCTCCGCCCAGGCCGACCCGACCACCCCGGTCGACCCCACCACCCCGACCGTCCCGGAGGAGCTGCCCCCGCTCGGTGAGCTGCCTGCGATCAGCCCCGCCCTGGCCGAGGTGGAGCTCACCAGCGACACCTACGACTCCGTCGCCGCCCGGCGGGACCGGGTCGCGGAGCAGCGCGAGGACGCCGCCCGACGCAAGGCCGACGAGGAGGCCGCCATCGCCGCCCACACCGCCCGCGACGCCGAGCTGACCGAGCAGATCGCGGCGGTCCGCGAGGAGGCCGAGCACTGGGAGGGCGAGGCCGCCCGCCTCGACGAGGAGGTGCGGGCCGTCGCCGTGGGCTCGTTCGTCCGGGGCGCGGGGGCGAACCTCGACCCGCTGTTCGAGCTCGACCCCGCCGCCCACGACCTGGAGGCCACCGCCGCGGTGACCTCCGACAGCCTCGCCCGCCGCCAGATCCGGGAGCTGGAGCGGGCCCGGGACCGGGCCCGCCGGGCCCGCAGCGAGGAGGAGCTGTCGCTCGCCATCCGTGGCGGGGTCCGCGACGCGCTGGCCGCGGCCCGGATCGCCCGGGACGAGGCTCGGGCCGAGGAGGTGCGCCTGGACGCCGAGCTCCTCGAGGCCACCGCCGCCCTCGAGGACGAGCGCCGGCTGGCGACGGTCGTCGGCACCGACTTCCCGCTCGTCGTGCTCGACGCCTACTGGAAGGCGGCCGAGCTCATGAGCCTGCTGGCGCCGGGGTGCGGCATCTCGTGGTGGGCCCTCGCCGGCATCGGCAAGGTCGAGTCGGGGCACGGCACCTACGGCGGGGCCGAGGTCCGGGCCGACGGGAGCCTGACCAAGCCGATCATCGGCATCCCCCTCACCGGCTCCGGGGGCACCGCCGCCATCGGCGACTCCGACGGTGGCCTCATCGACGGTGACCCCACCGTCGACCGGGCCGCCGGGCCCATGCAGTTCATCCCCCAGACCTGGGTCGCCCACGGCGTCGACGGTGACCAGGACGGCGAGGTCCGCATCCAGGACATCGACGACGCCGCCGCCAGCGCCGCGGCCTACCTGTGCGCCGCCGCCGGGTCGATGACCGACGTGGCCGGCCTGCAGCGGGGCTACTTCTCCTACAACCACTCCGGCGAGTACGTGGCATCGGTGCTCGGCCACGCCATCCGCTACGGCAACGCCGTCGAGATCGAGGGCGCCCCGCTCCCGCCGGTCCCGCCCCCGCCGCCCCCAGCGCCGGTCGTCCCACCGGCCGGCGGCCCACCCGCCGACGGCGCGACCACGACCGCACCCGCCCCGCCAGGCTGA
- a CDS encoding tetratricopeptide repeat protein, with the protein MAGPVDDAQESVRLTAVPDGRDLIDQARHQRADGRPLEAAETAGRAAAVWREEGDELAAARAQRLAADSLADADRHEDALALLKRARRAFVRADPSGPDAAGAEAAAARSLRALGHVEESRRALHRAERGYSASGMPVRAAMCVLDRAVLHHDEGDVADAIALLDAARSTFLDHRRPDLAAVGDFDLGVALLDGGRADDAIERFLGARGIFTSLGRRGDEASCDLNLGVALHAVGRSDEARRALRRARSVFRDLGRDRDAEQAEHDLDVLDGLVDPDTAELSVLRDLGEVPPELIGVAARLDPPTDPSGVPAVPAEVAPEAALTPEDLDPEQTVDLGDDVPPRPPSDA; encoded by the coding sequence GTGGCCGGACCGGTCGATGATGCCCAGGAGAGCGTGAGGCTCACCGCCGTCCCGGACGGCCGTGACCTCATCGACCAGGCCCGCCACCAGCGCGCCGACGGGCGTCCGCTCGAGGCCGCCGAGACCGCGGGTCGGGCCGCTGCCGTCTGGCGCGAGGAGGGTGACGAGCTGGCCGCGGCCCGGGCCCAGCGGTTGGCGGCCGACAGCCTGGCCGACGCCGACCGCCACGAGGACGCCCTCGCCCTGCTCAAGCGGGCCCGACGCGCCTTCGTGCGTGCCGACCCGAGCGGGCCCGACGCCGCCGGGGCCGAGGCCGCCGCCGCTCGCAGCCTGCGGGCGCTGGGCCACGTCGAGGAGTCCCGCCGCGCCCTGCACCGGGCCGAGCGCGGCTACAGCGCCTCGGGGATGCCCGTGCGGGCCGCCATGTGCGTCCTCGACCGGGCCGTCCTCCACCACGACGAGGGCGACGTGGCCGACGCCATCGCCCTGCTCGACGCCGCCCGCTCCACGTTCCTCGACCACCGACGCCCGGACCTCGCCGCCGTGGGCGACTTCGACCTCGGGGTCGCCCTCCTCGACGGGGGTCGGGCCGATGACGCCATCGAGCGCTTCCTCGGCGCCCGCGGCATCTTCACCTCCCTGGGGCGCCGGGGCGACGAGGCCAGCTGCGATCTCAACCTCGGTGTCGCCCTCCACGCCGTCGGGCGCTCCGACGAGGCCCGGCGGGCCCTGCGGCGGGCCCGGTCGGTGTTCCGCGACCTCGGTCGCGACCGTGACGCCGAGCAGGCCGAGCACGACCTCGACGTCCTCGACGGCCTGGTCGACCCGGACACGGCCGAGCTGTCGGTCCTCCGCGACCTCGGTGAGGTCCCGCCCGAGCTGATCGGCGTGGCGGCTCGGCTCGACCCGCCGACGGACCCGAGCGGCGTGCCCGCCGTCCCGGCGGAGGTGGCCCCCGAGGCCGCCCTGACCCCCGAGGACCTCGATCCCGAGCAGACGGTCGACCTCGGCGACGACGTCCCGCCGAGGCCCCCGAGCGACGCCTGA